In Nycticebus coucang isolate mNycCou1 chromosome 24, mNycCou1.pri, whole genome shotgun sequence, a single window of DNA contains:
- the LOC128576316 gene encoding protein FRG2-like-1, giving the protein MGLETEEPDAHSPSSQRQSGWSPSKEMSSAEGDSDGGKKAFEEKGEKLSARSSEKHPQSGESEASSGGRNSRKRKISSRDSGRSTAGSSAREERRASCGKKPKTSAAVHSPEKAGTRDASPRGPQRTRTRRSRPPRPRSPGKHSPPLRKYLVTALRAKSEAVYQDLAQLWARQARSPLTPEQLAELFQLQAPLCALLQTFYAMAAQAAYGFPAQPWLTPASRPGPGDPVRDGDAHGRSPPRRETRSRLPRQEVTKVVSGSQEAGPAPLLPRDSE; this is encoded by the exons ATGGGGTTGGAAACTGAAGAGCCAGATGCTCACAGTCCGTCCAGCCAACGCCAGAGTGGTTGGTCCCCTTCCAAAGAGATGTCCTCTGCTGAAGGAGACTCAGATGGGGGGAAGAAAGCTTTTGAAGAAAAAGGCGAGAAGCTCTCTGCCCGTTCCAGCGAGAAGCACCCTCAGAGCGGAG AATCAGAAGCCAGTTCGGGTGGGAGGAACTCCAGGAAGAGAAAGATCAGTTCCAGGGACAGTGGCCGCAGTACAGCAg GCTCCAGCGCACGAGAGGAGCGCCGCGCGTCCTGCGGGAAGAAGCCCAAGACCTCGGCCGCCGTTCACAGCCCCGAGAAGGCGGGGACCCGCGACGCCAGCCCCAGGGGCCCCCAGAGGACCCGCACCCGGCGCAGCAGGCCGCCCAGACCTCGCTCCCCAGGAAAGCACTCACCACCGCTTCGGAAATACCTGGTGACCGCCCTGCGCGCTAAGTCCGAGGCCGTCTATCAAGATCTGGCCCAGCTGTGGGCGCGGCAGGCACGTTCTCCGCTGACCCCGGAGCAGCTCGCCGAGCTCTTCCAGCTCCAGGCGCCTCTGTGCGCCCTGCTGCAGACCTTCTATGCCATGGCCGCCCAGGCTGCCTACGGcttccctgcccagccctggctgacCCCCGCCTCGCGGCCTGGGCCTGGGGATCCAGTCCGGGATGGAGACGCTCACGGGCGCTCTCCTCCTAGGAGAGAGACGCGCTCCCGTTTACCTAGACAGGAGGTAACTAAGGTGGTCAGCGGATCACAGGAGGCAGGACCTGCCCCCCTTCTCCCCAGAGACTCTGAATAA